Below is a window of Plasmodium gaboni strain SY75 chromosome 11, whole genome shotgun sequence DNA.
actcAAATGTGCTTGTTCATATTCTCCTTCCTCATCTTCATATTCATCATCTTCATATTCATCATCGTCATCGTCATCATCTTTGATTAGAAGGGAATTAGAACCATTAGGCATgtttacatattttaaataattcgAAATAAATTTCAAGAAATAACAGTTCATTAAATTAAAGGAGAAagaatttaaaatataatttttactAAAAAAGTCTTTATGCATTTTGTGTAATATAcattcttttatattacacAAATTACTAATCGTATTGTATTTAAATCTAGTATAATTTGGTGCAGATatatcattcatatttaattcgttattttctattgttgatgaatttttttttgcatTTTTGATATGTTCTTTAATATGTTCAACTGGacattctttttttcttttatgCATATGTTCActaaaattatatatattttcatttttaaacataggataaacaaaattataGAAACTTTTTTTCAGAgtattataatttatttctttaattttttttagaaaaatattataattttgttcTAACTTATTAGAATCTTCAGttttgaattttttatttttattatttcctttAGATTCTGAAAAGTgtttttcatttttctCAAGAATATTAGAATTGTAACTATTATTATGActatcaatattattattattgtatattttttttttattttgtttcTGTTCTCCTCTTTCCATATCTTCcaaatacatatttatacaaTTAAATTTACGTTTGAATGTTTCTTGTTGTTTTTTCATGAATAAATCACATTCCTTTTGTAtttctaataatattaaatttacTAGTTTAGAAGATGGTCTATTCTTTATATTAGGGTTCAGACAAAGAAAGGATAATTTTGTTAATTTCTCGACCAAAAAATCAGGGAAATTTACGCTATAATCTAAAATAGAATATATTGATTTGTAATCACtcatatttaaatgattaactaaataatcaaaaacgttatcatcattatcatgtttctttttatgataaaaaatagGACATTTCTCATTTTTACTATAAATACAATTGTAATTCTTTCCTACATGAATAGCAGGAGATTTAGATACCAACATTTCTAATATGAGGGCACCAAATGAATAAATTTCTGTTTGCTCATTAATTTCATGAgtagatatataatagGGGTCTGCATATCCTGGGGTACctataaagaaaaaataattgtcataaatataaatatatatatatatatatatatgaaaattaagtgtaatataatatatatatatatatatatatttatttttaattttgtttttttttttttcgtaCCTCCTGTCAGGTTAAACACATTGTTGTTGTTCATATAAACAAAGGAAAGCCCAAAATCACCTAGCTTAGCATTAAATTGATCATCTATTAAAATGTTTGCTGATTTTAAATCCCTATGATATACAATAGGAGAAGATGTATGTAAATAACATAAGACATTAATTATTTGTactaatatatttattcttatactaaatgataaaaatagaGGTGTGTTATTATCAAATGAGTTTTGTTGAAATGGTGaatattttgaattattGAAATAGGggaaaatattttgtttataaaatgttGATGTATTGTAATTTGTAGAAGAACAAGAAGAAgcacttttttttttacgtagataattttcataacaacttatattataataactTAATTCTGGATTTTCTTTGTTTTttgaattataataataataatgattaaataataatgttcTTAAATCACCTAGATTAacatattcatatattaaataaaaattatttttattcatagCATAACctaataaagataaaatattattatgtcGATATCTActcataataattatttcattttcaaaaccattattttcatttttctttaatacTTTTATAGCTACATTTATACAATTCTTTAAAACACCTTTATATACTGTTCCATTCCCTCCTTTTGCAATTCTATTATATTctgaaaaattatttgttGCTTCTACTAAATCATTAaaatcatatttattagaTAAAATCTTTAAAggaataaatatattctcTTCACGTTTTTCTATTCTATTAAATTCTATACCTTCATTTGGTGTTCTTGATTCTCCATTTTCTCTATTTATTTCATCTTCATAAGTctcattttcttcatcatacatatttaaaatgtaCTTATCATATGTATCATATGTTTCGATATATACTACCtttctatttttatgtCTACTCGAATTCATTCTATTAAtattgttgttattattaacacgattgttattattaatacgattgttattattaatatggCTGTTATTAATATGGTTGTTATTAATATGGATGTTATTAATACGATTGTTATTAATTCGATTGTTATTAATATGGTTGTTATTAATATGGTTGTTATTAATATGGTTGTTATTAAcatgattattattaatatgattattattcatatgattattattaatatgattGTTATTAAcatgattattattaatatgattattattcatatgattATTAATCACATCGTTATTGCTCACATggatatttttaatatgtctatttatatatttattatcaatatgTTTATCATTCACATAATGATTATTAATATTGAAATTATCgttattattaatattgaTTTCTTTCTTCTTTTCGTCCCCGTCCTTCATATTGTCATCATTTCTTGATAAATTAAATCTTAAATATTCTTGCTTCTTCTTTTCcattttttgtttaaatGCCTCCACGGCATTCTTCTCTAAATTTTTGTCCTCCATAAGCTCAAGATTTTTGCTCACAGAAGACAAAAAGGAAAAGGAAATAAtgggaaaaaaaaaaaaaaaatatatatatatatatatatataatacaataagatgtaataaaaataaaaaggcTAATGcaaatattaataaatgaagccaaaaacaaaaacaatGTTTCTTctataagaaaaaaaatttatatgccatataaattatattaactaaattatatgcatttgttaatataacaaaaattaaaggtttaaaaaaaaaaaaaaaaaaaaaaaaaaaaaaatttaatacACATTTGGTTGTCCCATATCTAATAGTtattcttctttattttttatcatttttaatttttttttttttttttttttaagtcttgaatagaaatattttatatttgttttaatatTCTTCATTAGAAATATATAGTTTCATTGTTCTAAAAAATTGTAAACCCAATTTGAATTTAATACTTTGGTTTATgttatatgaaatattgtgtattatttaaaatgCAATCCTAACacttttttcatataaatattatgtatatgtatatatatatatatatatatatatatttttttttttttttggggTGGTGGTGGATTGGtttgtatatttaatatatcaaaaaaacATGTTGTATTCTCgttatgttttattaaataatttgtttGATTAACCTTTATAATTcatgtaataatatttttcttttcttttttttgtaataatattatatttagtgtatgaaatatttatttggtttaattgtaatattaaaaatataatatatcaaaaaaacATGTTGTATTCTCgttatgttttattaaataatttgtttGATTAACCTTTATAATTcatgtaataatatttttcttttcttttttttgtaataatattatatttagtgtatgaaatatttatttggtttaattgtaatattaaaaatatatatatatattattttttttttttttattttttttatttatatgtgtacACATAAttgtataattatttacatatattttttattttattagaTTATTCTCctaaagaaatatttatttggtttaattgtaatattaaaaatatatatatatattattttttttttttttattttttttatttatatgtgtacACATAAttgtataattatttacatatattttttattttattagaTTATTCTCCTAAATCTTTGTAATTATGTAATAACAAAGAcaatgaaaaatataacttatatttattttgtacAATGCCACtaatttgttttttgttttttttttatttcctttagattttaaaaaatatatatattattattatcaaataaaataataaataaataatacgAAATAactgaaaaaaaaaaaaaaaaaaaaaaaaaaagaggatttatcataaaaccaaaaataaatattattacaattatTTTAAGATTATCTTAAAATACagaataatattattaatttttgttcaatgcttttagaaaaaaaaaaaaaaaaaattatagtaataataattaaaattttttattttttttttcatgtgtgtatattatatatatatatatatatatatacatatatactAAAAATTAAGTACAAGAATAGAAATTTTTTGATCTGTTTtaacaaattattattatcttatattatgaaataagaattatttaatatctattattatataatactctaatattttttattattataatttctAAATTAAGAGAAACCATTGCAtgcatatttttaataactCGATCAAGTGTATGCATGTACCAgtgaacaaaaaaaaaaaaaaaaaaaattaattattaaataaatacgttacataattttatattatggTTTCTTGTACTCTGGACTATTTTAGACAAAGACATTTATTCTTGTTCggtatatattaataatatatatataatatatatatatatatattattctcTTGCATATTACACTTGGAACAAGTATACTATTTAAATGTgtattaaaagaatatatttatgtatatataaatgtaaatataatatatatatttatatatttaaaagaaaaaaaatattatgtgtatataaaatattattatatataaaatattatatatatatattatatattaaaatatatattccaatgttaattttttttttttttatatataaattatatgaaaattctaaaatcattttataattaaaaaaaaaaaaaatttttttttttttttttcttgttcCCCTTATAAATacttaaaaaattatttcaaatatttatatgtatatataccataaatatttacattaaaaaatattttatcaaaaaaatttcatttatatacaaaataactaattttccttattaagaataaagataaatctcaatttattatgagtgttaaattttttttgtgaaATAATTATCAAGTGTAATgatcatttttttttattatgtataaaaatacatatatcatattaatTCAAATGTATTTACTTATATCATCCCATTctaatattaataaaaattacTAATACCATTCCTTAAAAATAGCcttttttcaaatataaGAACAAAGGAAAAGTGTAATGTATGTAATTAgtgtatttataattttaacgcatgtaacatatttttattaaaaaaaaaaaaaaagataaaaaagaatCAGAActgtttataaaaataatagtatattgtattattattcaacTCCCCATTATATTGTAAatagaattatataatatattttatatatatattatatatatatatatgatcTTATTTTGATCATAATGAAAGTATGGATAAAAGatcattttatatattcatttcCTTTTAAGTTCTATATTGTActtaataaaatgtaaatacataattctttatacaccccttttttttaaaagatattatatatatatatatatatatatgtattttttttttattattatttttatataacatattatgaatttttgagtaaatttaaaaatatgcacacatttaaaaaaaaaaaaaaaattcaatCTTTTTAATGAGTTTTAATTCTAACGTCTTTTaaacaaattaataaaaatcGTAATTAATATGAGAATAATACttcataaataaaaattaataataattataaattttataagtaaaaaacataaaaaaaaaaaaaggaaatgtatttttcctttatcaaaaattgtaattaaacatattattcattttgtaTTCGTAATTCATTCTATTAAAACCTTCTTGtctatatattatcatatgtatatatatatatttatttatttatttatgtatattttttttttttttttaaactataatatatattttttaaataattcaatGAAGAACAGTACAAGAGTATTAAAAGACAGTAAAATACAAACATTCAATACATGTTTTGATAACATAAATTTAAACTATGCTTCtctaaaaaataaacacTTGAAAAATGGACcttcattttcatttttctACGAATATGCTCACGATAGATCAATTTTATCCCTTTCACTAGATGAAAGTGgttaaaaaattaaaaaaaaagaaagataaacataaacataaaattcttttataatattttttcatattttttttcatttttttttatttttttgtttaaataAATTCTGAGTAAGATTGTTTTTTCATTGaaacatattttttgtatcatatgaataaaaatgttataataaatttttaagTTGTCATTCAGAAATTTTAAATAGATTTTAACTAGttctatttttttcaaatttttttttttttttttttttcatgCAGGAACATACATGGCTACAGCTAGCGCAGATCATTCCATACGTATACACAACCTAAAAAGTTTATCAActataaaagaattatatcataaaaaatgtGGTCATTATGATTGGGTTAATGAAGTATTTTTTACCAAAAGAAATGAAGTTCTTTCAGGAGGATTGGATGGAAAATTGTGTCTATGGAATACTATATATTCTTGTAAAATTcagaaaataaataaaattatgaacTGTTCAGAATATTTAGAACAGAGAAAAAAAGTGAAAGAAGTAAAATTTAAAACATCCAATAATGTAATAACTTGTAAAGAAATGTGTGCACACCATTCTACAATTAGTGATATGAAATTTGataaacaaaatgataaatGTATTACTAGTAGTTATGATAAGACCTTAAAACTTTTTGATATTCGTAAATTTCGGCAActatgtatatataaaggtAATCATACTTGTCCAATTACAAAATTTTTGTGGTTacaaaacaaaataatatcagCAGATAAAAATGGATCTCTATGTGTATTTGATGTAGAAACATCTCAAGAAATACTTAATGCTAAAAATACACATACTGGAAATATAGGAGctttaaattatttttatttgtataataaaactgaaaaaaagatgataaataataacCCAAATATGGATCATGAAAAACGAATGGATAAATCCTTACCCTTTTCAAGTATATCATCaaatgatattaaaaagaattattctttaaaaaataaaaataataacaatagagataagaataataaaagagAGGATGTTAATTATGATGACAATTGTGATGATAatgttattaaaaaaaatattaatagaaatattaatttaattagatcagataatttatttggacaacatgataattatttaaatttaaataatgaaaagaTACCCTTAATAATTACAGGTGGTCAAAATGATGGAATATTGAAAGTAAGAGATTTTCGtatatttcataaatatatcagttacaaaaaaatacacACAGCTAGCATTAATAGTATTATAACTTATAATTTAAAcaataaaacatatattatttcttgTTCAGCAGATGGTTATTGTTATCAATTTGAAATACAGAGTATATGTTCATCAaatttgaataattatttaaaaaagatatgTGTAAATGAACCCATTTTATCAGCACGATATATTGGaaatcattttattttggTTGGTTCATCTTTTGgaaatttatttttattagaTTTTTCTGATTGTTCAGAAAATACATTAACAGAACAACCTAAAAATATAGCTTCAATCAATGAAATTAATACAAATTCAATTAATCTTTCtgataaaattaataatcctttaaatgaaaaaaaaagtactaataatgatatattatgGGCTTTCGGGGCTTGTAAGAAAGGAGGAATTAATTGCATTGATTGTATATTTGTTTATGATTCAAAAAATAAGCATACAACTGAATTTgaaatgtataatattataacaGCAGGAGATGATGGTATACCATGTTTCTTATATATACCCAattcttatatttaaaaaaatagcatataaaaataaaaaaattaaattaattcatatatatatatatatatatttgtgttCTCCCATaaatttgtatattatcattttttttaatggaaaaaaataaaaaataaataaataaatatatatatatatatatatatatatatataataaaaaataaataaataaataaataaatatatatatatatatatatatatacaatg
It encodes the following:
- a CDS encoding tyrosine kinase-like protein, translating into MEDKNLEKNAVEAFKQKMEKKKQEYLRFNLSRNDDNMKDGDEKKKEININNNDNFNINNHYVNDKHIDNKYINRHIKNIHVSNNDVINNHMNNNHINNNHVNNNHINNNHMNNNHINNNHVNNNHINNNHINNNHINNNRINNNRINNIHINNNHINNSHINNNNRINNNNRVNNNNNINRMNSSRHKNRKVVYIETYDTYDKYILNMYDEENETYEDEINRENGESRTPNEGIEFNRIEKREENIFIPLKILSNKYDFNDLVEATNNFSEYNRIAKGGNGTVYKGVLKNCINVAIKVLKKNENNGFENEIIIMSRYRHNNILSLLGYAMNKNNFYLIYEYVNLGDLRTLLFNHYYYYNSKNKENPELSYYNISCYENYLRKKKSASSCSSTNYNTSTFYKQNIFPYFNNSKYSPFQQNSFDNNTPLFLSFSIRINILVQIINVLCYLHTSSPIVYHRDLKSANILIDDQFNAKLGDFGLSFVYMNNNNVFNLTGGTPGYADPYYISTHEINEQTEIYSFGALILEMLVSKSPAIHVGKNYNCIYSKNEKCPIFYHKKKHDNDDNVFDYLVNHLNMSDYKSIYSILDYSVNFPDFLVEKLTKLSFLCLNPNIKNRPSSKLVNLILLEIQKECDLFMKKQQETFKRKFNCINMYLEDMERGEQKQNKKKIYNNNNIDSHNNSYNSNILEKNEKHFSESKGNNKNKKFKTEDSNKLEQNYNIFLKKIKEINYNTLKKSFYNFVYPMFKNENIYNFSEHMHKRKKECPVEHIKEHIKNAKKNSSTIENNELNMNDISAPNYTRFKYNTISNLCNIKECILHKMHKDFFSKNYILNSFSFNLMNCYFLKFISNYLKYVNMPNGSNSLLIKDDDDDDDEYEDDEYEDEEGEYEQAHLSKKKYIEDKYKEEKYKDNIHNEENKANEEEGKRRSSFKTHIERLFKIYQEDIHNSMNNKLKKKKTMKEQIHQKKKNNNINNINHIDNINNVDNNKENMNNRKNKQINLQENNIYNNNNNADNNHSIYNKNINNHNNISNNPFKGIEKDYIDKNNMINVISKCPIKHPNINNINNIYDNYENNKNDVRYHVPFNNNDYLLNNQNFLEPNPDYMNNNNNNNNNNNHYYYNNNQIYMNNFYMNNKYNNMNMEHMKNYYNNAYNNEYYNHINLSNIPYNNIQLENGHFHNINMNNQNMIPFQNINNSLYASNQVKINNEHIINGVHNNICNNMQNVSKNLCNPSSDINHEKNEVQNILSNSNEQYLKRNYRDNTPKISFQFNKEKNNEQDIKEDCLDNKENISKNLENLRMLHNDIQNEKDANHIKGTDEDTYCNSASLLRDYNVYKKNINNNDLLLSDDNFMTSPYDNINDTHILYISNFVNFINLENNKNINDSNTCAWFNKNVFEVLIDEHKFFSSVTFLDILYEFNVFNVKRDGHVFIENDNEYVLQGKWCDYDSNKNNSTSVNFEENFCFEIAISEDNENNTHSVFLLKSNQLKHTDNIQNDNTITKKIWVSEYLGRRNEFLEKILKRNISNILYECISRKHCLFLLEVHMKKINKPTSYDNKVKGNFSYFYFEYNIKVLCNSENCIFTNNHILHKNNTYSYTLPNNILSLLVFSEDKLIKGKYHTENQINTTQKVHFPLYPFFVNINFYNEK
- a CDS encoding WD domain, G-beta repeat-containing protein, yielding MKNSTRVLKDSKIQTFNTCFDNINLNYASLKNKHLKNGPSFSFFYEYAHDRSILSLSLDESGTYMATASADHSIRIHNLKSLSTIKELYHKKCGHYDWVNEVFFTKRNEVLSGGLDGKLCLWNTIYSCKIQKINKIMNCSEYLEQRKKVKEVKFKTSNNVITCKEMCAHHSTISDMKFDKQNDKCITSSYDKTLKLFDIRKFRQLCIYKGNHTCPITKFLWLQNKIISADKNGSLCVFDVETSQEILNAKNTHTGNIGALNYFYLYNKTEKKMINNNPNMDHEKRMDKSLPFSSISSNDIKKNYSLKNKNNNNRDKNNKREDVNYDDNCDDNVIKKNINRNINLIRSDNLFGQHDNYLNLNNEKIPLIITGGQNDGILKVRDFRIFHKYISYKKIHTASINSIITYNLNNKTYIISCSADGYCYQFEIQSICSSNLNNYLKKICVNEPILSARYIGNHFILVGSSFGNLFLLDFSDCSENTLTEQPKNIASINEINTNSINLSDKINNPLNEKKSTNNDILWAFGACKKGGINCIDCIFVYDSKNKHTTEFEMYNIITAGDDGIPCFLYIPNSYI